A region of the Labeo rohita strain BAU-BD-2019 chromosome 5, IGBB_LRoh.1.0, whole genome shotgun sequence genome:
TTGAAAGAATGGGATCACCTTCCACCTGTTCCTCCAGAAGGCTGATCTGAGCACAGTGAATGTGTTTGTCCTCCAGGGCTGCCCTGAGTTCAGCTTCAATGTCTGTCGCCCTCTGCTGGAGATTCAGCACTTCCTGCTGCTGCTGATTAGCTTGTGTCGTGGAAGAACCCAATTCCCCAGATAAATGTACCTGAAAGAAAgatgatttatttcattttcctaATCACACAAATGACCAGCACACACCTACAGTAGGACCAAAATGGAAACATAATTGAACAAGTGCACTTGTACGAAACAAATGGAAGCATTATTTAAGTCCACTTGTGTGTTGTACCTTTTCCTGTTTAGACTGAAGTTGGCAAGTCTGGTTGTGTTGCTGCTCCATATACCTGCACTCACAAAGTAATAAGAGTAAACCAACTGGTTGTGTGTCAATGTACGGGTTTttccctttaaagggatagttcacccaaaaatgaaaattaccccatgattttctcaccctcaagccatcctaggtgtatatgaccttCTTTCAGTCGAATACCATCtgagttatgttaaaaatgtcctggctcttccaagctttataatgccagtgaatgggtgttgagattttgaagtctaataaagtgcatcaatccatcatgaaagtactccacacggctccagggggttaataaaggctttctgaagcaaatcaatgcatttatgtaagaaaaatatccatatttaaaacttcatataCCATAATAGTGGTGTTCCAGCGTATGACGTAGGACATAGCCGTAGCATAAGCTTTGGTAAGAATATGTTCGTCTCGCAAgaatgcagttttgtttacagcaaagcaaaaccagtctcctcttgtcTTATACTGAAATCCTCCAACACTTCTAATTCacgaccggtgttttgttttactcTCTCCTTTGCACTTCCGCATTCAACACTTCTCACCACTCTTTCATGAACGTGCGTACGACAGTGTAAACTAGAGATtaaggtttataaagttttaaatatggatatttttcatacacatttgttttgattcatttcagtaggcctttattaaccaccAGAGCTgcgtggagcactttttatgatggatggatgcactttattgaacttcaaaatctcaacacccattcactggcattataaagcttggaagagccaggatcttttttttaaaataactcagattgtattcgtccgaaagaagaaagtcatacacgtACAGCTAGGGTGGCtggaaggtgagtaaatcatggggtagttttcatttttaggtgaattatccctttaatctGACTGTAAAGCAGTACATtgtgtcttaaagggatagttcacccaaaaagtacaattctgtcattaattactcactcttatGTTGTTCAAAACCTTTAAGACCGTCGTTCATCTTCaatacacaaatgaagatacttttgatgaaatccaagagctttctgaccctgcgtagacagcaacgcaactaccacggtCAAGGCCCaggaaggtagtaaggacatcgttaaaatagtccatgtgacatcagtggatcaactgtaatattatgaagctatgagaatactttttgtgctcaaagaaaacaaaagtaacgacttttaatcactgatgtcatttggattattttaacaatgtccttactacctttctgggccttgaacgtgtcagttcttaggtgaagtatccctttaatCTGACTGGAAAGCAGTAAATTGGAGTGTGAAGAAAGGGGTAAGACACACCTCTTATTCTGTTCACTCAGCTCCCCTATTTTGCAGTTCTGTTCCTCCAGAACCTCCTTTTTCAGACACATACTTTCCTAAAACACAAGTGCCATTAAAAAGgctatttaatataacaaatgtGATCTTTATATTTGTATCCAGACCTGAATAATTCTCTGAATGTTGTGTAGCATCATGTTTGTCTCTAAGGACACAGAGGAGAGTCTGAAAGAGTAGTGACCCTCTTTTTGCAACTCATCCACCTAAAAACAATAAGTCGAATTTCAGTTCAAATCTCATAAGAACTTCAGAAAAGAAGAAATCATATTGCACAAATATACCTTGCAGGTAAGTTGGTCCATTCTGCGTGCTAACTTTTCAATAGCCAGCAGAATTTCTGCATTGTGTTGACGAGCGTCAGACATCAAGAGTGATGCGATATCAGGTgctatttattacaaaatgtatgcatttagtGAAAAATGGCCAGTGACAGTGTGCATTAACTGatgattgaaaaaaaatgacacatttcagcAACATGCAGCATGTACAAAATTAGGTTACATTTTACCTTGGTATGGAATTTGCTGGGATGGGTAGATTGAGGTAAATGAGTCTAGCTGTGTTGGAAAATAAGGATTTTGTCCTAAAAAATATGGCTGTtccaaaaaagagaaaaaacgttaaaaagtttaaagtttaatttattcctattataaaagctgatttttcagcatcattacttcattctttagtgtcacatgatccttcaaaaatcagtgttgatttggtgctcaaaacaAAATTCGTAtcatcatcaatgttgaaaacagtgctgcttaatatttttctggaaactatgatacattttttagtgaatagaaagttcaaaagaacagcaattatttaaaatagaattttttgttACAATGTCAAACACTACTCACCTGAAAGCCTTGAGTAGTGTTTATGTCTGGTTCTGGTGGCACTGCTTCCTGTTTCTGAGCATCATCAGGCTGATATAACACTACAACAAAGACCAGTACATGACAGCAAAGATTCGGTCAgctctaatatgtgaccctggaccacaaaaccaatcttaagtagcacaagtatatttgtagcaatagccaaaactacaatgtatgggtcaaaatgatcaatttttctttaatgccaaaaatcattaggatattaagtaaagatcatgttccatgaagatattttgtaaatttccttccgtgaatatatcaaaacttaattttcgattagtaatatgcattgctaaaaacaactttaaaggtgattttcttaaatccctcagattccagattttcaaatagttgtatatcggccaaatattgtcctatcctaacaaaccatacatgtataatgtataattgacccttatgactggttttgtggtccagggtcacatattaggaTGAGTTAACTACTATTGAACAGGTGATTTCttgtgattgtttttacacatatGAGATGGAGAAATGGAGGCCATTTGTGCAGGTTCTGGGAAGGGGGAATATGAAGGAGAGGGATCATAAATCGGTCCACTGGTATTCTGCAAAAAGAGATATAATTGGGTTTATAATTGCGCTTTTACTTCACAGGCCATTCAGGAAGCTAATCTGATATTTAAATGGCATTACATTCATATACAGTTTATGTAATGTAAACAATCTCTTGAATCCTCCTGACCTCCGTTTCTGAGTCGCTGGGGTCGGGCTGATCTGGAATGGCCCCAGTGAGAAAGGAAAGCATGGGTTTACCTATCTTGGCTATACGTGAAATCAACTTGGCTTTGGAAGCACCTGAAGTCTACAAGAAAGAACATATATAGTTGGAGCTTCAGCATTTTAGCCACTTCAGGCACATGGCATCTgtctaaatgtaataaaaagaaAGTATTACTCACTGTCAGGCATTCAGATTCCACCTTCCCCTTAGGAGATTGGTCTCTGAATACAAATAATCAACAACTTGTGTAAATTCAATAGAATCAGCTTACTGATGGATGAGgggtagttcacacaaaaatgaaaattctgtcattaattactcacccttatgttgttccaaacctctaagacctttgtttatattcaaaacacaaattaagatatttttgatgaaatccaagagctttctgaccctgcatagacagcaacgcaactgacactaTATATCgttaacatcagtggttcaactgtaatattatgaagctacaggaatactttttgagctcaaagaaaacaaaagtaacagctttgaaccagtgatgtcatatggactattttaacaatgtccttactacctttctgggccttgaaagtgtcagGTACGTTGTtgtccatgcagggtcagaaagctcttggatttcatcaaaaatatcttcatttgtgttctgaagatgaatgaaggtcttacagatttggaacgacatgagggtgagtaattattgacaaaattttcattttggggtaaactattcctttaaaatcacatcgtattgactttttttttgtcattttccagtgttttttcttttttaaagcattaaccTTGCTACATATGGTTAGATTTGTGCCTAAATCAAGagaacaaaaatactatttgcTAATgggttaagaaaaataaacataatttaatatatctCATACAAATTTGCTTCTTaagcaaattaattttgttttatagatgcattgaatttttaaaatgagaaatatgacaaaaatacttaagatgattttttaaactatatattttttgaagatAGAATGAACTGtgaagttaataaaaatatcaacaatTAACAATTCCAGAACTTATGCTCTCTGTACACACTTTGTCTCATCTGTGTCAGTGACCAACTGGCTGGTGTTCTCCTCACTCTGAGAGTCTGAACAGGTGCTTGGAGATGTACTGAAGGTGTCAACTGATCCCCGACTAAGTCGGTTTTTGGAGAATTTAACCTATATGTAgataaatatacaaacaaaaatgcagTTAGAAATAGAGATTAGAGATGTTTGCTggtatattaaattatattcacaTTGTCAGTGCCTTACTCTATGAATCTCAACATCAAAGACCAGAGTGCTGTTTGCAGGCACATGGTTAGCGATGCCCTTTGACCCATAACCCATACTAGGAGGGACGATAAGAAGCCGTCGACCTCCTTTCTGCATACCAAGCATCCCGTCCTCCCATCCCTGTAAGAAAAAGTAACATAAGTCCTAAATGGCACAACAACTGACAGAACCAACATTTTTCTgctatatatttctttaatatcGTTTTAAAGGATTATTGTGGTCACAGACATGATCAAGAGCTGCTCACCCTCAGAGCTTTGCCTGCTCCAAGCTTTACTCGCTGCAGCTTTTCTTTGCCCAGATTGGAATCAAATACCTGGAAAAACAGAGACACTGAACTTTCACATTTATAGATCTCCAGCTGCACAGCAAACAAGCCAGACAGACTCATTTAAATGGCCTGATTAGTTCAACGGGTGCATGACTTATATTGAGCCATGACTAATCAAAAAGAATGTGCACAGTGAGCTGTGCTAAATGTGCTCAACTACAATTTAGAAGTTTAAGTCAAAAATCAAGAACATACTGTGTACATTTAGGAAAAGTAGCCTAGTGATTTCACTAAGCATCATTTAATAAGAATCAAAGCTTCTCTAAAATGAAAAGATGCTATAATTATGAGTTCCAGTGCATAGCattgaaaccctattgtaattatTAGAATAGTCAcagatcagcaatctccacgtaaaactgatcatgcagaccaaaccggaagtcgtagagacttgaaacttaaAGGGATGGTAGTACAACATCACCAAGGCTCgacccaatcggcctgacggcggcgctacagtgatcaaaagtacgaaatcgcccataactcctaaaccgtcagccgcaggctcaagtgtcttatgtcgttggaatcctgaCAAATCACATGCCTCAGATTCCATCGTGATTGTTTTCgggtattttgacttttttttgaaaaacctacttttgcaagcTAGTCCTATTTTTTTTCGCCAGATCGGAACCGAACCAGTGCAGGGAGATTCTCTGGAGactgaatatcaataattatcaaaaaaagtcacCGTCGCAAAGGGGTGCTAAAATattcgaaaggggcagggccactcctgaacggaatgagatatctccacCAAACTCataacacttatgtaagagctcaatctgaggtcacagggaaAAAATCGTGGAGCTTAgccacttggtggcactataagagggaaaaaaactcaaaatggctataactgcacaACCATTCGTCCTATCAACACGGTGTGCATGGTCTTGGTCCGAAGTGTCACacgtgtctacaaggacattcgcgtatctcaaaaaattttgcccgacaaaaattttttttgcccGCCATTGCCCGACGAAATTTGAGCACATgctagacaaggttaacagaggccgattggaacgaaactcagtgggcctgttcgAATCATGGCCCCAAGGACCCACTGGGTGGgtgatatcacatttttcaagggcgtaaatgaTTGTACGTCGCAcagtttttcacacatatgcacgatattcatatcatacaaTAGAACTCCTCATCCCTGACAACTTTTCCTTTAGAGCCACCGCTGTCAAtcagtttgttaaatgattaagaaGATGGGAAaaaaactgcagtacaattctctggactctctaggtcaataattctaatttttttatttatttttttttatttatcctttgggaagctataacggatTCGTTTGCAAAAATGGTCTGTCCAAATTTATCCGAAATACTATAAAGCctgaaggaaaactcaaaacttcacaaaacttgctaagcgcatgcgacaggtgattctaaacaagcatgcaaagttttaaggaggtCAAACCACaactggtgctataacagtcttaaaaaaaaacaatactatatttctgtggtaaattacccagattttaaatcattgattgaGGTGCTTACacgcttgctaaataatgtcttttttcatatgtgcttaaattcCTTAAAGCGCTTGAAACCCGGTAATCGCtgtttgcagctatatttattttaacatttatctaATCTGTCTTTCATTTTTGATACAATGTAATTTGTCTTGACCAAATTccataatgcatttaaaaataaaagctacaaAGTTGAAATTAATCACCTGTCCTAGAGCATGGTTCTGTAATAGCCATCCGGAATAGGCCACCTCCACTGTGTCCCCAATATTAACAGCTTGACCTTCTCCTTGAACCAGGTCCTGAGTGACCAGAGAGTCTGACAAAGCCTCACTGTTCCACCAAGCCACGCACACCTGAGTAACAGGCAAATACATAGTCTAttggtaaaatgtaaaaatgtttgcaataaaACAATTTTGCAGAACCCTGAAGATTtaaagtaaatacaaaataatttattccatttttttttttttttttactaaaacaaacaattcaGTTTGAGTATTACCTCCTTACAGAACTCAGGCCTGGACTTTTCGGAGTCAAACATTACAGACCAGTTCTGTTGCTGGTCATCATAGAAAGTGACATAGTTACATGGCTGAACCTGTGGACAGGTACAAAAAGCTGATGAGTGCAGCATctaacaaaaccaaacaaaacaaagcacaagagaatagaatagaatagaatagaatagaatagaatagaatactcACTGTGAGAACAAATCCACGATGGATTCGAGCCGTAGTAATCTGCTTTTGTTTACTGCCGTACAACAGAATCTTGTACTATATGtgcaaatagaaaataatgaataaaagaaTGACCAAAGAAAATGCACATAAGCTTCTCTTACCTCTTTGGTGACATGGTTTCCTAAAACAGCAGCTCCTATCTTGCCTTGCTTCACATATTGTCCATTCACACTGGTGGAAAATCAAAGCTCATTTAAGCAATGTGTGAACTAATGCTAATTCAAAGTCTCGTAAACATCTTTTAATTGCCATATTTATACTAACAAGCTGAATGCATGAACAGCTGTAGCAAACAGCACAGCTGGAGCACATGGTGGAGTGACGGGCTTTTGAGAAGGTgggcctgaaaaaaaaacactgattaaaacaTTAGCAattatgtatatacattaaGATTCAAAATGATCTGAACATAAAACTGTGTCAAAAAGGCTGTTGAAATATTTGCTGTACCACCTACCTAATATGGCGCAGGACTTTTTGGGCTGTTTAGGGGCAGTGAATTGGAAGGACTCGTTTCCCTGACTCTCTGCTCGGTCCAGACCAAAGAGAGAAGCCAACTTTGCCCTAAAgaaatgcaaacacacacacacacacacatgtttgtttttgtgaattgtggggactttccattgacttctatagattttatactgaccaaatgatattgtctatcccctaacccaaccctaaccctaaacctagccctcacagaaaaaaTGTTCGCATAGTTACACTTTcacataaacatcatttactatttttaaatgattttttaacattgtggggactgcaggccggtccccacaatgtcaaaaatttcaggttttactatccttgtggggacatttggtccccacaatgtagcaaaaacaagtacacacacacacacacacacacatattatagcTTTATATCTTTACagcaataaatgtaatttactttcaatttaatgcatacacatgtaaaaatataaatggtaACTGTGTCTCACAATGTGAATCTATGTGTCACGtgcaactttattattttacatttgatataccatttaatattttacaggcTTCAAACAGCCTTCCATATTTATCTAATCTGTagcaattaatttaaaatccaAATGAATGTTTCAAATGTATCAGAACAAGCTATGAGTTCACTGCTCTGTTGAAAACCATCTATGCAGACTTTCAATCAACAAAACAGCAGAGGAATTATTTATGTGATGTGGAAATTACACAGCACATGCTTTGACAGAACATTGGACCCATTAACAGATGCCATTGCTAAAAAAGCCAGACGCAGTCTGCTGAAAATACACTGTCAGCAGTGTTGCAAGTGAAAAATTCAACATgctaatattttagaatattatctactttaaaagttacatttatggCATACACATAAGAATGACTGGACCAGCATGGAACAAAACTACAATTACAGGTCAACAATGTCCTGTCTAGCATCTATGATGAAATCCACACAAAAGAAGACACATTAGACCTGTTTGTACTGACCCTTGGACCCCCCTCCACAGATAGTCAGTGTCCCATACAGCTGACATGGCCGCCAGCTTTCTGTCAATGAGGAACAGGCTAAGAAGCCTCA
Encoded here:
- the fkbp15a gene encoding LOW QUALITY PROTEIN: FK506-binding protein 15 (The sequence of the model RefSeq protein was modified relative to this genomic sequence to represent the inferred CDS: deleted 1 base in 1 codon); this encodes MSAVWDTDYLWRGVQGAKLASLFGLDRAESQGNESFQFTAPKQPKKSCAILGPPSQKPVTPPCAPAVLFATAVHAFSFVNGQYVKQGKIGAAVLGNHVTKEYKILLYGSKQKQITTARIHRGFVLTVQPCNYVTFYDDQQQNWSVMFDSEKSRPEFCKEVCVAWWNSEALSDSLVTQDLVQGEGQAVNIGDTVEVAYSGWLLQNHALGQVFDSNLGKEKLQRVKLGAGKALRGWEDGMLGMQKGGRRLLIVPPSMGYGSKGIANHVPANSTLVFDVEIHRVKFSKNRLSRGSVDTFSTSPSTCSDSQSEENTSQLVTDTDETKDQSPKGKVESECLTTSGASKAKLISRIAKIGKPMLSFLTGAIPDQPDPSDSETENTSGPIYDPSPSYSPFPEPAQMASISPSHMLLYQPDDAQKQEAVPPEPDINTTQGFQPYFLGQNPYFPTQLDSFTSIYPSQQIPYQAPDIASLLMSDARQHNAEILLAIEKLARRMDQLTCKVDELQKEGHYSFRLSSVSLETNMMLHNIQRIIQESMCLKKEVLEEQNCKIGELSEQNKRYMEQQHNQTCQLQSKQEKVHLSGELGSSTTQANQQQQEVLNLQQRATDIEAELRAALEDKHIHCAQISLLEEQVEELVKQGEQSEHWWRTEKQKCKETEAIIQNMEEMQNLRAEKKNLDQVTRVMNGVFQSLRTEFNSQESYSGHTVLEILQNTIKSITMKLLSEPWELESDVRDEDKVEEEYLSTEECLQMENMQKENNEMVGKSQH